The following coding sequences are from one Nicotiana tabacum cultivar K326 chromosome 1, ASM71507v2, whole genome shotgun sequence window:
- the LOC107807400 gene encoding putative galacturonosyltransferase 12, with translation MTQTMQLLISPSLRHVTVLPAKGFKDFIKVKVGSRRLSYLMVFYSLLLCTFLLRFVFVLTAVDTIDGEQKCSTLGCLGRKIGPRILGRQLESTVPEVIYQVLEEPSDQIEMEAGPETPQTLEEFMAEMKDTKPDAETFAVKLKAMVTLLEQTTRTAKIQEYLYRHVASSGIPKQLHCLDLKLAHEHSINANARLQLPSAELVPALVDNSYFHFVLASDNILAASVVASSLVQNSFRPEKVVLHIITDSKTFSPMQAWFSLHPLTPAIIEVKALHHFDWLTKGKVPVLEAMEKDQKARSQFRGGSSAIVANTTEKPHIIAAKLQALSPKYNSLMNHIRIYLPELFPSLDKVVFLDDDVVVQTDLSSLWDIDMNGKVNGAVETCRGEDKFVMSKRFKSYLNFSHPMISNNFDPNECAWAYGMNIFDLEAWRETNISQAYQYWLEQNLKSDLSLWQLGTLPPGLIAFHGHVHAIDSFWHMLGLGYQDNTSIADAQSAGVIHFNGRAKPWLDIAFPQLRPLWTKYVNFSDKFINSCHIRET, from the exons ATGACACAAACAATGCAGCTTCTCATATCACCAAGTCTAAGGCATGTTACTGTCCTACCAGCTAAAGGGTTCAAGGATTTCATCAAAGTAAAAGTTGGTTCAAGACGATTATCGTATCTCATGGTCTTTTATTCACTCCTGCTTTGTACATTTCTTCTCCGGTTTGTCTTCGTTTTAACAGCTGTAGACACTATCGATGGAGAACAAAAATGTTCAACACTAG GTTGCTTGGGGAGAAAAATTGGACCAAGGATTTTGGGAAGACAGCTCGAATCAACT GTTCCAGAGGTGATATACCAAGTATTGGAGGAACCTTCAGACCAGATTGAAATGGAAGCAGGTCCCGAAACTCCTCAAACATTAGAAGAGTTTATGGCAGAAATGAAGGACACAAAGCCAGATGCAGAAACCTTTGCTGTCAAGCTTAAAGCTATG GTAACTCTCCTTGAACAAACAACAAGAACTGCCAAAATTCAAGAGTACCTTTATCGGCATGTGGCATCTAGTGGCATCCCGAAACAGCTGCACTGTCTTGATCTCAAGCTAGCGCACGAGCATTCTATCAACGCCAATGCCCGTCTCCAATTACCATCAGCGGAACTTGTTCCTGCCCTGGTTGATAATTCATATTTCCATTTTGTCCTTGCCTCTGACAATATTCTTGCTGCTTCTGTTGTTGCATCATCGCTCGTCCAGAACTCTTTCCGCCCTGAAAAAGTTGTCCTTCACATAATCACGGATAGCAAAACCTTCTCACCGATGCAAGCTTGGTTTTCATTACATCCTTTGACACCTGCAATCATCGAGGTTAAAGCGTTGCACCATTTTGATTGGTTAACAAAGGGAAAGGTCCCAGTTCTGGAAGCAATGGAAAAAGACCAAAAAGCAAGATCACAATTCAGGGGAGGATCATCAGCAATCGTAGCAAATACAACCGAAAAGCCTCATATCATTGCAGCAAAGTTGCAAGCCCTCAGTCCCAAATACAATTCCCTAATGAACCACATAAGGATATATTTGCCAGAA TTGTTTCCCAGTCTTGATAAGGTAGTCTTCCTGGATGACGACGTCGTTGTTCAAACTGATCTTTCATCTCTATGGGACATTGACATGAATGGAAAGGTGAATGGGGCAGTGGAGACATGTAGGGGAGAGGACAAATTTGTGATGTCAAAGCGCTTCAAAAGCTATTTGAATTTTTCTCATCCTATGATATCAAACAACTTTGATCCGAATGAATGCGCATGGGCTTATGGCATGAATATTTTTGATCTAGAAGCATGGAGAGAAACAAATATAAGTCAAGCATACCAATATTGGCTTGAACAG AACTTGAAGTCAGACCTAAGTTTGTGGCAGCTAGGAACATTACCTCCAGGTCTAATTGCATTTCATGGTCATGTCCATGCCATTGATTCCTTTTGGCACATGCTAGGACTCGGCTACCAAGATAATACGAGCATTGCGGATGCTCAAAGTGCTGGTGTGATCCACTTCAACGGTCGAGCAAAACCTTGGCTGGATATAGCATTCCCTCAACTTCGACCCTTGTGGACAAAGTATGTCAACTTCTCTGATAAATTTATCAATAGCTGTCATATTAGAGAAACTTGA
- the LOC107807401 gene encoding transcription factor ILR3 encodes MASPETTNWLYDYNFEDITVSVDPNFSNSTTGFSWSMQPFNGSTTNISVDIDGSIGESDCLKESGSKKRARAESCTSSSSKACREKLRREKLNDKFMELGALLEPGRTPKTDKSALLVDAVRMVTHLRGEAEKLKDSNLNLQEKIKELKAEKNELRDEKQRLKADKEKLEQQLKTMNAQPGFFPPVVPGAFAAPGQAAGSKLVPIISYPGVAMWQFMPPAAVDTSQDHVLRPPVA; translated from the exons ATGGCTTCACCGGAAACTACCAACTGGTTATACGATTACAATTTCGAAGATATAACTGTCTCTGTTGATCCCAATTTCTCAAATTCAACAACTGGGTTTTCTTGGTCTATGCAACCCTTTAATGGTTCAACAACTAACATCAG TGTTGATATTGATGGCTCAATTGGTGAATCCGACTGCCTGAAGGAAAGCGGTTCTAAGAAAAG GGCAAGAGCTGAATCATGCACCTCGTCAAGTTCCAAAGCGTGCAGGGAGAAATTGAGGAGAGAGAAACTGAATGACAA GTTCATGGAATTGGGTGCACTTCTTGAGCCTGGAAGAACTCCAAAAACAGACAAGAGCGCCCTTCTGGTTGATGCTGTTCGCATGGTGACCCATTTACGTGGTGAGGCTGAAAAGCTGAAAGACTCAAATTTGAATCTACAAGAGAAGATAAAGGAGTTGAAG GCCGAGAAAAATGAACTTCGAGATGAAAAGCAAAGGCTTAAGGCTGATAAAGAGAAGCTAGAGCAACAACTAAAGACTATGAATGCACAACCTGGCTTCTTTCCTCCTGTCGTACCAGGTGCTTTTGCTGCGCCAGGTCAAGCTGCAGGAAGCAAGCTGGTGCCGATTATAAGTTACCCTGGGGTTGCCATGTGGCAGTTCATGCCTCCTGCTGCAGTAGACACGTCGCAAGACCACGTTCTCCGACCTCCAGTTGCTTAA